The proteins below come from a single Mycobacterium parmense genomic window:
- a CDS encoding STAS domain-containing protein, translating to MSVATTARSACLRVAGELDYETTNEFIDTVAGLLTSQPALAHVHLDFSELAFCDSAGLSGLLLVHRRMCQAGVHLHLDHRPAHLDRILQITGTFEHLVATSPTDAATVGPPSPGESRVR from the coding sequence ATGTCCGTCGCCACGACCGCCCGCTCGGCCTGCCTGCGCGTGGCCGGTGAGCTCGACTACGAGACCACGAACGAGTTCATCGACACCGTGGCCGGGCTGCTGACGAGCCAACCGGCCCTTGCGCACGTTCACCTGGACTTCTCCGAGCTGGCCTTCTGCGACTCCGCCGGCCTGTCGGGCCTGCTGCTGGTTCACCGCAGGATGTGCCAGGCGGGCGTGCACCTGCACCTCGACCACCGGCCGGCACACCTGGACCGCATCCTGCAGATCACCGGCACCTTCGAACACCTCGTCGCCACCTCGCCCACCGATGCCGCGACGGTCGGTCCCCCCTCCCCGGGTGAGTCCAGGGTCCGCTGA
- the wag31 gene encoding DivIVA-like cell division protein Wag31 → MPLTPADVHNVAFSKPPIGKRGYNEDEVDAFLDLVEAELTRLIEENSDLRQRIEELDQELASGGGAGAGVSAQATQAIPVSEPEPVKAAPTAAPAAAAGVNNEEQAMKAARVLTLAQDTADRLTSTAKAESEKMLADARANADQILSEARHTAETTVSEARQRADTMLADAQTRSETQLRQAQEKADALQADAERKHSEIMGTINQQRTVLEGRLEQLRTFEREYRTRLKTYLESQLEELGQRGSAAPVDSSADAGGFEQFNRGNN, encoded by the coding sequence ATGCCGCTTACACCAGCCGACGTCCACAATGTGGCGTTCAGTAAGCCACCGATCGGCAAGCGGGGGTACAACGAAGACGAGGTCGACGCCTTCCTCGATCTGGTGGAGGCGGAGCTGACCCGGCTCATCGAAGAGAACTCCGATCTGCGGCAACGCATCGAGGAACTCGACCAGGAACTCGCTTCCGGGGGCGGAGCGGGCGCCGGCGTATCGGCCCAGGCCACGCAGGCGATTCCCGTCTCCGAACCGGAACCGGTCAAGGCCGCCCCGACCGCCGCGCCGGCAGCGGCCGCCGGGGTGAACAACGAGGAGCAGGCCATGAAGGCCGCCCGGGTGCTCACCCTGGCGCAGGACACCGCCGACCGCCTCACCAGCACGGCCAAGGCGGAGTCGGAGAAGATGCTGGCCGACGCCCGCGCCAACGCCGACCAGATTCTCAGCGAGGCCCGGCACACCGCCGAGACCACCGTCTCCGAGGCGCGGCAGCGCGCCGACACGATGCTCGCCGACGCCCAGACCCGCTCCGAGACGCAGCTGCGCCAGGCGCAGGAGAAGGCCGACGCCCTGCAGGCCGACGCCGAGCGCAAGCACTCCGAGATCATGGGCACCATCAATCAGCAGCGCACGGTGCTGGAAGGCCGCCTCGAGCAGCTCCGCACCTTCGAGCGCGAATACCGGACCCGGCTCAAGACCTACCTGGAGTCCCAGCTCGAGGAGCTCGGCCAGCGCGGATCGGCAGCGCCGGTCGACTCGAGCGCCGACGCGGGCGGGTTCGAGCAGTTCAATCGGGGTAATAACTAG
- a CDS encoding phosphoribosyltransferase yields the protein MSRQSGFLRRATARTFRDRRDAGRALAAELSDFRDDAAVLVFGLARGGVPVAWEVAAALRAPLDVFLVRKLGVPRWPELAMGALASGGGVVMNENVLSGVQVTDEQVREVVEREAAELARRELAYRGGRPVADPRGKVVILVDDGIATGASMLAAVRAVRAAGPRSVTVAVPVGPPSSCAELAREADRVVCASMPPDFEAVGQVYADFHQVGDDEVRGLLDTPTG from the coding sequence ATGAGCCGACAGAGCGGCTTTCTGCGGCGTGCGACGGCGCGCACGTTCCGGGACCGGCGCGATGCCGGCCGGGCGCTGGCCGCCGAACTCTCCGACTTCCGCGACGACGCCGCCGTGCTGGTCTTCGGGCTGGCGCGCGGCGGCGTCCCGGTGGCCTGGGAGGTCGCGGCGGCGCTGCGTGCCCCGCTGGACGTGTTCCTGGTCCGCAAGCTCGGCGTGCCTCGCTGGCCCGAGCTGGCGATGGGCGCGTTGGCCAGCGGCGGCGGCGTGGTGATGAACGAGAACGTGCTGTCGGGCGTGCAGGTCACCGACGAACAGGTGCGCGAGGTGGTCGAGCGCGAAGCGGCCGAGCTCGCCCGGCGAGAGCTCGCATACCGCGGCGGGCGGCCGGTTGCCGACCCGCGCGGCAAGGTAGTCATCCTCGTCGACGACGGAATCGCCACGGGCGCAAGCATGTTGGCAGCGGTCCGGGCGGTGCGGGCCGCCGGCCCCCGGTCGGTCACGGTGGCGGTGCCGGTCGGGCCACCGTCCAGCTGCGCCGAGCTGGCGAGGGAGGCCGACAGGGTGGTGTGCGCGAGCATGCCACCGGACTTCGAGGCCGTCGGGCAGGTCTACGCCGATTTCCACCAGGTCGGTGACGACGAGGTCCGCGGCCTGCTGGACACCCCGACCGGCTGA